AAGATCAATGGACATAGGGGTATTAGGTGGACTTGCGATAACGTTTGGTCTGATAGTACTATCCGTAATAGCTGATCTGAATTCTTTTATTGATTTTAACAGCATGCTTGTTACCATTGGTGGCTCCTTCGGTTCTACTCTTGTAGCTGTGGGTTTTGACCGCATGAAAAATCTGCCGAAGTATGTTATGGCAGCTTTTAAGAAGAAGACTTTTGATAAGGCAGGTACTATAAAACTCTTGGTGGATCTGTCTAACAAGGCAAGAAGGGAAGGACTGCTGGCTTTAGAGGATTCACTCGAAGAACTGGAAGATCCTTTTGTTAAACGTGGCCTACAATTGGTCATCGATGGTGTAGAACCTGAGTCAGTTCAAAACATACTGAATTTGGACATAGAAGCCATGCAAAACAGACATGCCGATGGCAAGATGATCTTTGACGTCTGGGCGGGTTTTGCCCCATCTTTCGGTATGTTGGGAACCATAATGGGACTAGTGCAAATGCTTAAACGGTTGGATGACCCTTCCACCATAGGGCCCGCTATGGCACTGGCGTTAATCACAACGTTCTATGGTGCTGTGCTGGCCTACGGCGTCTTTCAGCCCATGAGTAACACATTACAGCGTAAGAGTGACATGGAAAGTGATTTTAGAGAAATGATCGTGGAAGGCATATTGGGTATCCAAAGCGGTGAAAATCCTCGGCTTTTGGAGGAACGTTTAGTTTCGTTCTTGTCACCTGCTGAACGGGAGCAGTACGAGAGAACCAGGGCTCAAAAGACTGAAGAGGTGGCAGAAGT
The genomic region above belongs to Coprothermobacter proteolyticus DSM 5265 and contains:
- a CDS encoding motility protein A, with product MDIGVLGGLAITFGLIVLSVIADLNSFIDFNSMLVTIGGSFGSTLVAVGFDRMKNLPKYVMAAFKKKTFDKAGTIKLLVDLSNKARREGLLALEDSLEELEDPFVKRGLQLVIDGVEPESVQNILNLDIEAMQNRHADGKMIFDVWAGFAPSFGMLGTIMGLVQMLKRLDDPSTIGPAMALALITTFYGAVLAYGVFQPMSNTLQRKSDMESDFREMIVEGILGIQSGENPRLLEERLVSFLSPAEREQYERTRAQKTEEVAEVA